One stretch of Prunus persica cultivar Lovell chromosome G1, Prunus_persica_NCBIv2, whole genome shotgun sequence DNA includes these proteins:
- the LOC18792392 gene encoding protein FAR1-RELATED SEQUENCE 5 isoform X2: MDDQNGTMYTSEGGETTIVEVSTNQEPYEGMLFESEDAARVFYDDYASRVGFLTRVLSSRKSERDGSIISRGLGCRGVSDNGRKVMQECAQREFCTAMVLLRQEKPGSWVVKKFLKDHNHPLVVQSQKSRRTLDEKDKKIQELTAQLRVKKRLSAAYREQLLAFMKDVEDHNNHLSIKLQSVFDNLKVLEAKTVGFT; this comes from the exons ATGGATGATCAGAATGGGACAATGTACACTTCTGAAGGAGGGGAAACAACTATTGTTGAAGTTAGCACAAATCAAGAACCATATGAGGGTATGCTATTTGAATCAGAAGATGCTGCCAGAGTATTCTATGATGATTATGCCAGTCGCGTAGGATTTTTGACCCGTGTTCTGTCATCCCGGAAGTCTGAGCGTGATGGGTCAATAATTTCTCGTGGACTTGGATGTAGAGGGGTCTCTGATAATGGTAGAAAAGTAATGCAGGAGTGTGCACAACGAGAATTTTGCACAGCCATGGTGTTGTTGAGGCAAGAGAAGCCTGGAAGTTGGGTTGTCAAGAAGTTTTTGAAGGACCATAATCATCCGTTAGTGGTTCAATCACAAAAGAGTCGCCGAACGCTT GATGAGAAGGATAAGAAAATTCAGGAGTTAACTGCACAACTGCGAGTGAAGAAGCGGTTAAGTGCAGCATATAGAGAACAGCTACTTGCCTTTATGAAGGATGTTGAAGACCATAACAATCACCTATCAATAAAACTTCAATCAGTCTTTGACAATCTAAAAGTGCTTGAAGCTAAAACAGTAGGTTTTACATGA
- the LOC18792392 gene encoding protein FAR1-RELATED SEQUENCE 5 isoform X1 produces MEVQMDDQNGTMYTSEGGETTIVEVSTNQEPYEGMLFESEDAARVFYDDYASRVGFLTRVLSSRKSERDGSIISRGLGCRGVSDNGRKVMQECAQREFCTAMVLLRQEKPGSWVVKKFLKDHNHPLVVQSQKSRRTLDEKDKKIQELTAQLRVKKRLSAAYREQLLAFMKDVEDHNNHLSIKLQSVFDNLKVLEAKTVGFT; encoded by the exons TGGAGGTGCAAATGGATGATCAGAATGGGACAATGTACACTTCTGAAGGAGGGGAAACAACTATTGTTGAAGTTAGCACAAATCAAGAACCATATGAGGGTATGCTATTTGAATCAGAAGATGCTGCCAGAGTATTCTATGATGATTATGCCAGTCGCGTAGGATTTTTGACCCGTGTTCTGTCATCCCGGAAGTCTGAGCGTGATGGGTCAATAATTTCTCGTGGACTTGGATGTAGAGGGGTCTCTGATAATGGTAGAAAAGTAATGCAGGAGTGTGCACAACGAGAATTTTGCACAGCCATGGTGTTGTTGAGGCAAGAGAAGCCTGGAAGTTGGGTTGTCAAGAAGTTTTTGAAGGACCATAATCATCCGTTAGTGGTTCAATCACAAAAGAGTCGCCGAACGCTT GATGAGAAGGATAAGAAAATTCAGGAGTTAACTGCACAACTGCGAGTGAAGAAGCGGTTAAGTGCAGCATATAGAGAACAGCTACTTGCCTTTATGAAGGATGTTGAAGACCATAACAATCACCTATCAATAAAACTTCAATCAGTCTTTGACAATCTAAAAGTGCTTGAAGCTAAAACAGTAGGTTTTACATGA